CACCGTCGAACACTACATTATAATTTTTTAGAAATCAGAGTGATTTAGAGAATAAATGAAACAACGAGCATTGAAGAGGTGAGTTAATATAGACAGAAGAGTACAGGTAGTGGTATGTCAAATAGACCGACTAAACTCTGTGTTCTCGCGGAACCATATTTACGAGATTTTGAGATACAGTCTATCGAAACCGCAGTAGAGGAAATCAACGTTGAAATCCCTCTCGTGCTCGTCAACGAGGTTGGCCAGTCGGGAATCGATCCCGAGCTCAAAGCAAACGTAGTCAATAACAAAGTCAGCCTCGACGCCCTTCGGCTATTCATAAAACTTCTTGAAGTACACGGGGCGTGGACATTCGTCTTCGCCGAAAAAACCATAACCGAGCAGTTAGGGGTGGGAGAACATCCGATAGTTCACGAGGACGTCAATGAGATATCCTGCTTCTCCGAGGCAGTGATCAGACATGTGACGCCGATCCGAGACGGAAATTGGATGGAGCTACCCCCGGAGGCGGTGGATCTGGTCAGAGAGAACTGCGATATCGTCGTCAGGTACGGGTTCGGATTGCTCAGAGGGGAGATCCTCCGTGCGACAGAGTACGGTGTTCTGAGCTTCCATCCTGCAGATATCCGTCAGTACAGGGGTCTGGGAGTACCGAAGGCGTGGTTAGACGGAAAGGACGTGATGGGAATGACCCTCCAACGACTCAGCGAGGAGATCGACGGTGGTGAGATCGTAGCGTACCAAGAAACTGACGTCAGTGACTGTGCGACACTCTGGGAGGTCTACGAGGAACTCCGCCTGCTCCAAACCGAACTGCTCGCGGAAGGAATACGGAACCTCGCCGATCCGACCGTCGAGATCACGACACCGGAGTCGCTCGGACCGTACTATCCCACCACGTCGCGTCGGACGCTCTCGTTTGCCGGCCGAACTCTGTCCAAGAACATGGTCGGTCGAGTGAAAAACCGGATCGGGTAGCTTGGGGAGATCAATGACACGACAGCGATATGTGAGATAGAACGAAATTGGGCCCGATTGACAGTCGACAGCCTATTCTTTGCTGTCGGGATAGACGGCTACAGTCGGGACGAAGAAGATACAGAAGGCTGGTTTCCAGGATATCTTCTCCGTGTGTACTGGGTTGGTTACCGCTCAGACCAATAGGGACGTCCGACCTCGTTTGAGTGATCTCCTCTCCACGTACGCTAATACCCAATCAAGCGATTAGCAATTGATTCAGAGGGTTGGACAACATACGACGTTCGCCTGCCCCAACCAGTATTATGCCGGTTTCGCCACGTACTGCGGGGACATCTCGATGAGCCAGGTGGGGACGGAGAAGGAACCTACGACGTCGACGAGTTCGAAATCGAGGTTCTTTAACTCACGTCGTTGACGTAAGGGAGTGGTAAAATACGTCTCCAGTTCGCCGATTTCGGAGGTCCTGAACTTGTACGGGTTGAACCAGCGAGTCCGGTTTTTCGGTCGCAGGTAAACGTCTTTCAAATAGCTCCACTTTCGAACGGTTGCCAAACTGTTGTGCGAGGAGAACGTGAACGTACCCGACGGGCGCAGAACGCGGTGGATCTCGGAGAGTGCCTGCTTTCGCCGAGACTGGGGGATTAAATAATCGATACCGTTGAAGCTGAACATGACGTAGTCGAAGTGATCATCGGGGAACGGCAGGTGAGCGGCATCTGACGCGAGAAACGGTATCTCGGGATGATGCGATCGAGCGGCATGTACCATTTCGTCGCTGATGTCGACACCGATGACGTCGAATCCTCTTTCCTCAAGCGCCTTCGTCACCCTGCCAGTTCCGCAACCGATATCGAGCGTACGCGCGTGGGTTTGTGTGAAATACTTGTTAATAGCTCGAGTCTCACTCCTGAAGAGTTTCCCATCCCCCATCCGATCGATATGAGACTGAACCGATAATTCGAACCCGAACTGGTCGTGGTTCGGTCCTGAATCCTTCGTAGTCCGAGGGTGCTCGCGATCCATGCCCAGACATGCCAGCTACCGATCATAAATCTATTGTAGGCGCGGAATATACAATTTATTTGACTAATAAATGCATTGCTATGGCGTGACCGTAGCTCTGTGGCTCGAAAACACCTGGTACGATACACTGAGCGGGGTTCAAACACCGTACAGTGAACCAAACGACAAATCGGTAGCGGCGAACGGCAAAACGGGATTCGCATCGAGGAACGCGGGCGTCTTCCGGTATCGACCGCGGGAGGGGGGCTCGCGCTCGGAAATATAATCTAAACGACTCAATATCAACAAGATGCGTTCGCCGTTTTTGCACTAACGGACTACATCACGAGGGAGAATGCTATCCGCTCTCAGAGTTAGGGACATGATCCGACGCTGATGCGGACTGACCGAGATGGGCACCACCGTTCAAGTAGTATGTAGGCAATATACTCGTAGTGCCACTGAGACACGCGATAACAGATCAAATAGTTAATGAGTAAATACGACGACCTGTTCGATGAGACCGCACCTGAAAACAGCGTCTTCGCGGACAAAAGCGCGCTCGATCCGTTTGCCGATCCCGAGGATATCGTCGCTCGCGAGGAGCAGGAGCGAGCAGTCGCACGGATGTTAAACGGCGTTCACGAGGGCTATCTCCCACCGACGGTTTCGATTTACGGACCACCCGGCACCGGAAAGACGATGACCGTCCGTCGGCTCTGTCGGGAGTTCGCCACCCGAAACGAAGCGGTGGCTGTCGAGTATATCAATTTGAAGGAAAGTCGGACGCTCTTCAGTGCGGCCAACGAGATCCTCTTTGAGCTCACCGGCGAGAAAGTCGGCGCGTACGAAGGCCTCGATGGGGCCTTTTCCACGATCTGGGAGGTCCTGGACGAGTACCCCGAGTGGACGATCCTCTTGCTCGATGAGATCGATCAGGTCACTCACGACTCAAACTACGATCCGAACGAGTTCTTCTATCGGTTGCTCAGAGGAGAGGGGAAACTCGCACGCGATATCCGACTCTCGTGTTGGTTGATCAGCAACGAGCTCCTCGAGGTCGATCTTCGCTTGGACAGTCGCGTACAGAGCGGGATGGGCGATGAGTCGATACTGTTTCCACATTACGACCGTGCTGGATTGACCGCGATACTCGAATCGCGAGTTGAACAGGCGTTTCGAACGGGTGTGATCTCCGACGACGTCTTTGAGCACGGTATCACGGTCGCTG
This region of Halalkalicoccus sp. CGA53 genomic DNA includes:
- a CDS encoding class I SAM-dependent methyltransferase, which gives rise to MDREHPRTTKDSGPNHDQFGFELSVQSHIDRMGDGKLFRSETRAINKYFTQTHARTLDIGCGTGRVTKALEERGFDVIGVDISDEMVHAARSHHPEIPFLASDAAHLPFPDDHFDYVMFSFNGIDYLIPQSRRKQALSEIHRVLRPSGTFTFSSHNSLATVRKWSYLKDVYLRPKNRTRWFNPYKFRTSEIGELETYFTTPLRQRRELKNLDFELVDVVGSFSVPTWLIEMSPQYVAKPA
- a CDS encoding formyltransferase family protein, yielding MSNRPTKLCVLAEPYLRDFEIQSIETAVEEINVEIPLVLVNEVGQSGIDPELKANVVNNKVSLDALRLFIKLLEVHGAWTFVFAEKTITEQLGVGEHPIVHEDVNEISCFSEAVIRHVTPIRDGNWMELPPEAVDLVRENCDIVVRYGFGLLRGEILRATEYGVLSFHPADIRQYRGLGVPKAWLDGKDVMGMTLQRLSEEIDGGEIVAYQETDVSDCATLWEVYEELRLLQTELLAEGIRNLADPTVEITTPESLGPYYPTTSRRTLSFAGRTLSKNMVGRVKNRIG
- a CDS encoding Cdc6/Cdc18 family protein; the encoded protein is MSKYDDLFDETAPENSVFADKSALDPFADPEDIVAREEQERAVARMLNGVHEGYLPPTVSIYGPPGTGKTMTVRRLCREFATRNEAVAVEYINLKESRTLFSAANEILFELTGEKVGAYEGLDGAFSTIWEVLDEYPEWTILLLDEIDQVTHDSNYDPNEFFYRLLRGEGKLARDIRLSCWLISNELLEVDLRLDSRVQSGMGDESILFPHYDRAGLTAILESRVEQAFRTGVISDDVFEHGITVAARRWGDARKAITLFRRAGNTANERGLAEVTRECFDANLSATDREYVVDTLLSLRPQHFFVLYSVTRKTALEETSNLHSVTTTQVHEEYTSLVDPGSRLSTRAIREILSDLETMGLIETWIQSRGREGRIKRIRPQFDISIIDETYERYLHESDHNITES